The Plasmodium knowlesi strain H genome assembly, chromosome: 4 genome window below encodes:
- a CDS encoding cysteine protease, putative, with product MNPRISFTWAICALFGTYVAAQLASGGLWNGSSFPTSAYSNHTDENKLSIDQENGRGDASPEYYSGIEVDGTIAHTPLNVPPPNADNPAGQGQSPQQVDQATSNTTGIADAPASKRIEIEVRSALLKDHDGVKITGTCNANFQVFLVPHISISVEAESNTIQISRMIENVTTTKEWDKGDGNSSQPLQFEENIDSLLNQCTEGRTFKFIVIIKGKELILKWKVYEEIPSATENNKVDVRKYALKNLGLPITAIQVHSGKEDSNLFLLKSKAYFLRKNIPRTCERIVTSCYLSGNVDIHKCFQFTLLMENHDMTNECSKYVSSEVTDKFKGIKIEAQDNVDPEEIQLRKTIDRILNWIYRIDEDGKKVLIMQDELDLSMKEDLITYCQIMKKVDKSGTLEEHQIGSEMDVLTNLKGLLKNHSHEELPTLEGKLKIPAICMKDASKWVVNKRGLVLPPFEYKHLQRRVITSVDSQEENKLADKEDVIKDMHMPGYRAVIDLSQKGGVNHSDHSGEMFCNEDYCNRWKDRNSCFARIETEEQGNCNLSWLFASKLHLETIKCMKGYDHVATSALYVANCSSRGNKSKCISGSNPYEFLTIVEENGFLPPALLLPYSYGKVGNTCPKQEDHWQNLWSNVKLLEPSYEPNSISTKGYTSYESDDFRGNIERFVNLVKREVKNRGSIMAYVKAMGVLGYDFNGKEVQSLCGDRRPDHAVNIIGYGNYINVNGEKSSYWLIRNSWGYYWGDEGNFRVDVYAPPGCQHNFIHTAAAFNNYYLKSSPDSFGSIYYNNIGPKDDSALKNRTGANQNLAVQGKGKHSELYKDSDPSVTTNPVREPKGSQEDAPEMGYTGKSIFENAEIEEIKGEFISKSPLTSFGEIALRGGKIGKKLHMAMGSNITGYHSSSRSLAHNPGKRTECIQFCHNEWNNCKDDISPGYCLAKRRKTGDCFFCYV from the exons ATGAATCCCAGGATCTCTTTCACCTGGGCGATAT GTGCCCTATTCGGAACGTACGTCGCCGCTCAATTAGCATCGGGAGGACTGTGGAATGGTTCATCATTCCCCACCAGTGCGTACAGTAACCATACGGACGAAAATAAGTTATCAATAGACCAGGAGAATGGTAGGGGGGATGCTTCTCCTGAATATTATTCTGGCATAGAGGTAGATGGTACAATAGCACACACCCCACTAAATGTGCCTCCACCAAATGCAGACAATCCTGCAGGGCAAGGTCAGTCACCTCAACAGGTTGATCAGGCGACTAGCAATACCACAGGCATTGCTGATGCCCCCGCGAGCAAGCGGATCGAGATCGAAGTTAGGTCGGCTTTGCTCAAAGACCACGATGGAGTAAAAATTACAGGGACGTGCAACGCCAATTTCCAAGTCTTCCTTGTTCCACATATATCAATAAGTGTCGAGGCCGAGAGTAACACAATTCAGATAAGTCGGATGATAGAAAATGTAACGACTACCAAGGAATGGGACAAAGGGGACGGGAACTCTTCGCAGCCATtacaatttgaagaaaatattgatTCCCTTCTCAACCAATGCACAGAGGGAAGGACGTTTAAATTTATAGTGATcattaaggggaaggagcTCATCCTGAAGTGGAAGGTCTACGAAGAAATACCTTCGGCAacggaaa ACAACAAGGTGGACGTGAGGAAATATGCACTGAAGAACCTGGGCCTTCCAATTACGGCTATACAAGTGCACAGCGGGAAGGAGGACAGCAACCTCTTCTTGTTAAAAAGCAAAGCGTACTTCTTGCGAAAGAACATTCCAA GAACGTGCGAGCGGATCGTTACGAGCTGTTACCTCAGCGGAAACGTAGACATTCATAAATGTTTTCAGTTCACTTTGCTCATGGAGAATCACGACATGACGAATGAATGCTCCAAGTATGTGTCTTCCGAAGTCACCGATAAATTTAAGGGCATAAAAATAGAAGCTCAGGATAATGTTGATCCGGAGGAAATCCAACTCAGGAAAACCATCGACCGTATCTTGAATTGGATTTATAGAATCGATGAGGATGGAAAGAAGGTGTTAATAATGCAGGATGAGTTAGATCTCTCCATGAAAGAGGACCTAATAACTTACTGccaaataatgaaaaaggtTGATAAAAGTGGTACTCTAGAAGAACATCAGATAGGTAGCGAAATGGATGTGTTAACGAACTTGAAGGGCCTACTGAAAAATCATTCGCACGAAGAGCTACCTACATTGGAGGGTAAGTTAAAAATCCCCGCCATCTGTATGAAAGATGCAAGTAAGTGGGTAGTGAATAAACGCGGACTGGTGTTGCCTCCCTTTGAATACAAGCATTTACAAAGAAGAGTTATTACCTCTGTGGATTcacaggaggaaaataaattagcaGACAAGGAAGACGTTATCAAAGACATGCACATGCCTGGCTACCGCGCTGTTATTGATCTTTCGCAAAAGGGCGGGGTGAACCATTCAGATCACTCAGGGGAAATGTTTTGCAATGAAGATTACTGCAACAGGTGGAAGGATAGAAATAGTTGTTTCGCACGCATAGAGACAGAAGAACAAGGCAATTGCAACCTTTCTTGGCTATTCGCTTCGAAATTACATTTAGAAACTATAAAATGTATGAAGGGGTATGATCATGTAGCTACTTCTGCGCTGTATGTGGCTAACTGTTCCAGTCGGGGAAATAAGAGTAAATGCATTTCTGGATCGAATCCGTATGAATTCCTCACCATCGTTGAAGAAAATGGGTTTTTACCACCGGCGTTGTTGTTGCCCTATTCCTATGGGAAGGTCGGAAATACTTGCCCCAAGCAGGAGGATCACTGGCAGAATCTGTGGTCCAATGTGAAACTGTTGGAACCCTCATATGAGCCCAATTCGATAAGCACAAAAGGGTACACATCCTACGAAAGCGACGACTTCAGGGGGAATATCGAGAGGTTTGTCAATCTGGTAAAGCGCGAGGTGAAGAACAGAGGATCCATTATGGCTTACGTCAAGGCGATGGGTGTCTTGGGTTACGATTTCAATGGGAAGGAGGTGCAGAGCCTATGCGGTGATAGAAGACCAGACCACGCGGTGAATATAATTGGTTATGGAAATTACATCAATGTGAATGGTGAGAAGAGTTCCTACTGGTTGATTAGAAATAGTTGGGGATACTACTGGGGTGATGAAGGCAACTTCAGGGTTGATGTATACGCTCCTCCTGGATGTCAACATAATTTCATTCACACTGCGGCCGCGTTCAAT AACTACTACCTGAAAAGCTCCCCTGATTCCTTTGGAAGCATTTACTATAACAACATCGGTCCTAAGGACGATTCCGCACTGAAGAATCGAACAGGCGCGAATCAAAATTTGGCTGTACAGGGGAAAGGTAAACATAGCGAGCTCTACAAGGACAGCGACCCTTCAGTAACTACTAACCCAGTTAGAGAACCGAAAGGATCGCAAGAAGATGCACCAGAAATGGGGTACACAGGAAAAAGCATCTTTGAGAATGCCGAAATAGAGGAAATTAAAGGAGAGTTCATATCGAAATCGCCATTAACGTCTTTTGGGGAGATAGCATTGAGGGGAG gtaaaattgggaaaaaactACATATGGCAATGGGTAGTAACATTACTGGGTATCATAGCTCCTCCAGATCTTTAGCGCATAATCCAGGGAAACGAACGGAGTGCATACAGTTCTGTCATAACGAATGGAACAATTGCAAAGATGATATTTCTCCTGGTTATTGTCTagcgaaaaggaggaagacggGTGATTGCTTCTTCTGCTACGTGTAA
- a CDS encoding cysteine protease, putative has product MKSSFLLLLALCATYGNNLAICTTEGTAQSGVSSDSQHSLSSSETETGSHGAPGAEAQSVSPEGGQDAVHSTNESAESDAESPTEPNPPQEDGTSNEDGNGGHSESSAPSVPGGSASPSSVENSNEQAAGTQLQVAPQKAQVKSALLKNFTGVKVTGPCDTEVGLFLIPYIYISVKVAEDNIELSTNFPNSENIIVKFSNEGQEMNNKCRGDPKKTYKFIAYLDDNILTLKWVVYPPNGDGEKKVPDVKKYKLPNLERPITSIQVHSLMLQGENIIYTSKDYSIKNDIPETCEQVLSACFLSGNTDIENCYTCNLLLHKENTDDKCFDYVSADFKKEFEDIKLKGQDDEDSGEYKLAQAINAILNGVYKTGANGKKELITSEELDANFMEQIGNYCQIMKKVDKSGTLEEHQMGTEVDVFNNLVKFLQKHQEEEYSTLEWKLQNPVLCLKNVNDWVMNKKGLLLPLLQNDDSHIHLGEYDKEGDEQKCCSSTYQEGDDGIIDLSVVHKNAHASSTPFTNHMFCNYDYCDRTKDTSSCLSKIEVQDQGNCATSWLFASKLHLETIKCMKGYKHIPSSALYVANCSNKETLNKDKCHTPSNPLEFLHTLEETKFLPSESDLPYCYKKVGNDICPEPKSHWKNLWTNIKLVDAQYQPNSISTKGYTEYQSKYFKGNMDAFIKLVKSEIINKGSVIAYVKAAGALSFDLNGKKVQNLCGEEGTPDLAVNIIGYGNYINEEGIKKSYWLLQNSWGYYWGNEGTFKVDMHGPDDCEHNFIHTAAVFNLDMPEFQSPIKDTELHSYYLKNSPDFYKNLYYNALDGECGNAPCNTVEGQDAPGEKATDQVGASGAGVATVTTTGTGAAPGTGAEAKAGAEAGAGAETEATKATEVLEPKEQQAQSQVTVVENSVSKDQPQPQPQPQPQPQPQLQQEQQQEQQQEQQQEQQQEQQQQQEQQQQQPQPPQPALQDLTNEHSPHIGETEVKVEPEGENSNAELQKAKMVQIIHVLKHIKQTKMVTRVVTYQGNYELGEHSCSRTEASSVEKLDECIKFCDEHYSECKLSISPGYCLTKKRNANDCNFCFV; this is encoded by the exons ATGAAGTCTAGTTTTCTTTTGTTGCTCGCTTTAT GCGCCACTTACGGCAACAATCTAGCGATATGTACAACTGAGGGAACGGCGCAATCTGGAGTATCCAGTGATTCGCAACATAGTCTCAGTAGCTCTGAGACGGAAACAGGAAGTCACGGAGCGCCCGGGGCGGAGGCGCAATCTGTATCACCTGAAGGTGGACAAGATGCTGTACATTCCACGAATGAATCGGCTGAATCCGATGCAGAAAGTCCTACGGAGCCAAATCCTCCACAGGAGGATGGGACATCGAATGAAGATGGAAATGGAGGTCATAGCGAGAGCTCCGCCCCATCGGTCCCCGGGGGAAGCGCTTCGCCTAGTTCTGTAGAAAATTCCAATGAACAGGCTGCAGGAACGCAGCTTCAAGTCGCCCCCCAGAAAGCTCAGGTGAAGTCTGCCCTGTTGAAGAACTTCACGGGGGTGAAGGTCACGGGTCCGTGTGACACAGAGGTAGGGCtgttcctcattccttacatatacatttccGTGAAGGTCGCAGAAGACAACATAGAATTGTCAACCAATTTTCCCAACTCGGAAAATATTATAGTTAAATTTAGTAATGAAGGACAGGAAATGAATAACAAGTGTAGAGGTGACCCTAAAAAGACGTATAAATTTATAGCGTATCTGGATGATAACATATTAACCCTCAAGTGGGTTGTCTATCCTCCGAATGGCGATGGGG aaaaaaaggtaccCGACGTGAAGAAGTACAAATTGCCCAACCTGGAAAGACCTATAACCTCAATTCAAGTTCATTCGCTGATGCTCCAAGGGGAaaacattatatatacaagCAAGGATTATTCAATAAAGAATGACATTCCGG aAACCTGCGAACAAGTTCTCAGTGCCTGTTTCTTAAGTGGAAACACAGACATAGAAAATTGCTACACCTGCAATTTACTGTTGCATAAAGAAAACACAGACGACAAATGTTTCGATTACGTGTCGGCAGATTTTAAGAAAGAGTTTGAAGATATTAAATTGAAGGGCCAGGACGATGAGGACTCTGGCGAATACAAACTTGCGCAGGCCATCAATGCGATATTGAATGGAGTTTACAAAACAGGtgcaaatggaaagaaagaacTAATTACATCAGAAGAATTAGATGCAAATTTCATGGAGCAGATAGGTAACTACTGccaaataatgaaaaaggtTGATAAAAGTGGTACTCTGGAAGAACATCAAATGGGTACCGAAGTAGATGTCTTCAACAACCTAGTAAAATTTCTACAAAAACACCAGGAGGAGGAATACTCAACCCTGGAATGGAAATTACAGAACCCTGTCCTCTGCctcaaaaatgtaaatgacTGGGTGATGAATAAGAAGGGATTGCTGTTGCctcttttgcaaaatgatGATAGCCATATCCATTTGGGCGAATACGACAAAGAGGGAGATGAGCAAAAATGCTGTTCCTCAACCTACCAGGAAGGGGATGACGGAATTATAGATTTATCCGTCGTACATAAGAACGCACATGCTTCATCCACTCCTTTCACCAATCATATGTTCTGTAATTATGATTACTGTGATAGAACCAAGGATACTAGTAGTTGCTTATCTAAAATAGAGGTGCAAGATCAAGGAAATTGTGCTACTTCATGGCTATTCGCTTCAAAATTACATTTAGAAACTATAAAATGTATGAAGGGATACAAACACATTCCAAGTTCTGCGTTGTATGTAGCTAATTGTTCCAATAAAGAAACACTCAACAAGGACAAATGCCATACACCATCCAACCCACTAGAATTTTTGCACACCTTAGAAGAGACTAAATTTTTACCATCCGAGTCAGATCTTCCATATTGTTATAAGAAAGTGGGAAATGATATCTGTCCAGAGCCAAAGAGTCACTGGAAAAACTTATGGACAAATATTAAACTTGTAGACGCGCAATATCAACCTAATTCGATCAGCACGAAAGGGTACACCGAATACCAGAGTAAGTATTTCAAGGGCAATATGGATGCATTTATCAAGTTAGTAAAATcagaaataataaataaaggaTCTGTTATTGCTTATGTAAAAGCGGCGGGAGCACTAAGTTTTGATCTTAACGGAAAGAAGGTGCAGAATTTGTGtggagaggaaggaacacCAGATCTTGCAGTCAATATAATTGGTTATGGAAATTacataaatgaagaaggaataaagaaatctTATTGGTTATTGCAGAACAGTTGGGGATACTACTGGGGTAATGAAGGAACATTCAAGGTAGATATGCATGGACCGGATGATTGCGAGCACAACTTTATTCACACCGCGGCTGTGTTCAACTTAGATATGCCCGAATTCCAATCGCCCATCAAGGACACAGAATTGCACAGCTACTACTTGAAGAACTCTCCTGATTTTTACAAGAATTTGTATTATAATGCATTGGATGGGGAATGTGGTAACGCGCCTTGTAACACTGTTGAGGGTCAAGACGCACCTGGCGAGAAAGCTACTGACCAGGTAGGAGCGTCAGGAGCAGGAGTAGCAACAGTAACAACAACGGGAACGGGAGCAGCACCAGGAACAGGAGCAGAAGCAAAAGCAGGAGCAGAGGCAGGAGCAGGAGCAGAAACAGAAGCAACAAAGGCAACAGAAGTACTAGAACCAAAAGAGCAGCAAGCTCAGTCACAAGTGACGGTCGTAGAAAATTCAGTTTCAAAGGACCAACCGCAACCACAACCGCAACCACAACCACAACCACAACCACAACTCCAACAAGAGCAGCAACAAGAGCAGCAACAAGAGCAGCAACAGGAGCAACAACAAGAACAGCAGCAACAACAGGAACAGCAGCAACAACAACCACAACCACCACAACCTGCACTGCAAGATTTAACAAATGAACATTCGCCACATATAGGAGAAACTGAAGTGAAGGTTGAACCAGAGGGGGAGAACTCCAATGCAGAATTGCAAAAGGCAAAAATGGTCCAAATTATTCACGTTTTGAAACACATTAAGCAGACGAAAATGGTGACGAGAGTAGTCACGTACCAAGGGAATTACGAATTGGGAGAACACTCCTGTTCACGAACCGAAGCATCATCTGTGGAGAAGCTGGACGAGTGCATAAAGTTCTGTGATGAGCATTATTCCGAGTGCAAATTGTCGATTTCACCAGGGTACTGTTTAACGAAGAAGCGAAATGCGAATGACTGTAATTTCTGTTTCGTGTGA
- a CDS encoding cysteine protease, putative, with the protein MFLLFFTKSFNAGSLLTHNSGGSVNAESIHGGVIWRKTSDRYLLTQGVSEQNRRMTEYEKLDNSVCKCPAANDPTSTIHGTSSKPGEPCEGLGQADNSKVKAHLLKKSIGLKINRMSGSEMEFLFIPHSYIYVTAQDSRARAFNILTYMEDNALPFTRKVYVPVETLTTTESSATETKWYRRALAENNDGPWDDEHDFFSKGMDSEEEEAIPPIGMDNVDPEEVQLRKTIDRILNWIYRIDEDGKKVLIMQEELDLSMKEDLINYCQIMKKVDKSGTLEEHQIGNEMHVFGNLIKLLQKHGDETVFTLRRKLRNPAMCMQNVKEWVLKRRGLVLPDSSSNDPSEHDKILDVTSKSSTSVRSNSRDASALRYSGEEEGMVDLEKLKMKCYHIFSLNGGVNTDGDHPQKSDGKDLCSPKDKEEVE; encoded by the exons atgttcctccttttctttacgAAATCATTTAACGCAGGTTCTCTGTTAACGCATAACTCGGGAGGCTCTGTAAATGCAGAGTCAATTCATGGAGGCGTAATATGGAGGAAGACATCAGACAGATATCTACTTACACAGGGAGTTTCTGAGCAGAACAGAAGAATGACTGAATATGAGAAACTGGATAATAGTGTATGCAAATGTCCAGCGGCGAATGATCCTACTTCCACTATTCATGGGACATCTTCTAAACCTGGAGAACCATGCGAAGGGTTAGGTCAAGCAGACAACTCCAAAGTGAAAGCACatttattgaaaaaatcaATCGGGTTGAAGATTAACAGAATGTCTGGATCAGAAATggaattccttttcatccccCATTCTTATATCTACGTTACAGCGCAAGACTCCAGAGCACGAGCCTTTAATATTCTAACCTATATGGAGGATAACGCCTTACCCTTTACCAGGAAGGTGTATGTACCCGTGGAAACCCTCACAACAA CAGAGAGCAGCGCAACTGAGACGAAATGGTACAGGCGGGCCTTAGCCGAAAACAATGATGGCCCGTGGGACGATGAACATGATTTCTTTTCGAAGGGAATGGAttcagaagaggaagaagccaTTCCCCCAATAGGAATGGATAATGTTGATCCGGAGGAAGTCCAACTCAGGAAAACTATCGACCGTATCTTGAATTGGATTTATAGAATCGATGAGGATGGAAAGAAGGTGCTAATAATGCAGGAAGAGTTAGATCTATCCATGAAAGAGGACCTAATAAATTATTGccaaataatgaaaaaggtTGATAAAAGTGGTACTCTAGAAGAACATCAGATAGGTAACGAAATGCATGTGTTTGGTAACCTCATCAAACTGTTGCAAAAACATGGGGACGAAACAGTTTTTACTCTGCGAAGGAAACTGCGGAACCCAGCGATGTGCATGCAGAATGTTAAGGAGTGGGTGCTAAAGAGGAGGGGGTTGGTCTTGCCCGACTCGTCTAGCAATGACCCAAGTGAACATGACAAAATTTTGGATGTAACCTCCAAATCGTCCACGTCTGTAAGGAGTAACTCCAGGGATGCGAGCGCCCTTAGGTACAgtggggaggaagaaggaatggTTGATTtggagaaattaaaaatgaaatgctaTCACATTTTCAGCCTTAATGGTGGGGTTAACACAGATGGCGATCATCCCCAAAAGTCGGATGGTAAAGATCTGTGCTCTCCTAAGGATAAGGAAGAGGTAGAATAA
- a CDS encoding cysteine protease, putative, whose protein sequence is MKLRICALLLIGLAFASGGARCAPGESDSSSESHSAGQSGGSSAGPSQGDSTSSSQNAAASPSQGGPASPPTDNPESSVGDNPASLSQGTGNGEVSSADSTSGTPGAEGDNAATVQSPEVTNTEVSPQPEANSPDTPPVSQPSSVPTSSSGDSPVPATSSASFTNPIQVKASLLKNYKGVKVTGPCGSYFQVYLVPYLYMNVNSSNSEIEMEPLFMKVDNKIKFEKEKHLLHNICANNKTFKLVLYVYEGVLTIKWKVYPAEGGEGSDKKVDIRKYKMKDIGQPITSIQVMMVTERDGTIYVESKNFSIMNDIPEKCDAIANQCFMSGVLDIQKCYHCTLLLQEKEKAEECFKFVSTEVKNRFEEIQTKGEDEKNPNEAELEETIDNIFTKIYGGEENLHKEVNQLAILDYSLKYELLKYCLLMKEVDASGTLDNQELPNPEDVFAHITTLLQNNNELNVFSLKNKMKNPALCLKEVDQWIGSKTGLTLPALEHSTVQNNEETFDESEDDISGSTTTEGADLYPLHFSDKLFCNYDYCDRTKDTSSCLSKMEVHDQGNCATSWLFASKLHLETIKCMKGYKHIPSSALYVANCSNKETHNKDKCHTPSNPLEFLHTLEETKFLPAESDLPYCYKKVGNDICPEPKSHWQNLWTNIKLVDAQYQPNSISTKGYTEYQSKYFKGNMDAFIKLVKSEIMNKGSVIAYVKATGALSFDLNGKKVQNLCGEEGTPDLAVNIIGYGNYINEEGIKKSYWLLQNSWGYYWGNEGTFKVDMHGPDDCEHNFIHTAAVFNLDIPVVIPAPNGDPEINSYYLKNSPDFYKNLYYNALDGECGSTPCHSVEGQDTTVEQTTGQEASREDTEEKATEQVGASGAGVATVATTGTGAAPGTGAKAGAEAGAGAETEATKATELQEPKLQQEQEQQTQSPQQPPQQGLTNENAQQADGEVVQGAPGQAVATHPVPSGEGNGTGGETVPGNTNSVQSTPQNSGSSAEIGQTNASTNGAEPPVSDPVETPSPVELSKLTGTTGINVDGVTRVLHFLKNVKNGKVTSSFVTYDNESAIGDKSCSRVQSSDLDKLDDCVKFCEENWDACKGSVSPGYCLTKKRGNNECFFCFV, encoded by the exons ATGAAGTTACGCATCTGTGCCCTTCTGCTAATAG GTCTTGCGTTTGCAAGTGGGGGTGCGCGATGCGCCCCAGGGGAGAGTGACAGTTCATCCGAAAGTCATTCAGCAGGTCAATCGGGAGGTAGTTCAGCAGGTCCATCCCAAGGTGATTCAACAAGTTCATCCCAAAATGCTGCAGCAAGTCCATCCCAAGGTGGTCCAGCAAGTCCACCCACAGATAATCCGGAAAGTTCAGTCGGAGATAATCCAGCAAGTTTATCCCAAGGTACGGGCAATGGAGAAGTAAGTTCTGCAGATTCTACCAGTGGTACACCAGGTGCAGAAGGAGACAACGCTGCGACAGTACAATCACCAGAAGTAACTAATACAGAAGTGTCACCACAACCTGAAGCGAATAGTCCGGATACACCTCCTGTGTCTCAACCATCAAGTGTTCCGACTTCTTCCAGTGGAGATTCTCCAGTACCTGCCACTTCCTCCGCGAGTTTCACAAATCCCATTCAGGTGAAAGCGTCGTTATTAAAAAACTACAAGGGAGTGAAAGTAACAGGTCCATGCGGTTCCTACTTCCAAGTGTACCTCGTGCCCTACCTCTACATGAATGTAAACTCATCGAACAGTGAAATTGAGATGGAGCCCTTGTTCATGAAGGTCGACAACAAGATCAAATttgagaaggagaagcatCTCCTCCACAACATCTGTGCTAACAATAAAACATTTAAGCTTGTCTTGTACGTGTATGAGGGAGTACTAACCATTAAATGGAAGGTCTATCCTGCTGAGGGGggagaag GTTCAGATAAAAAGGTGGACAttaggaaatataaaatgaaGGATATCGGTCAACCTATTACCTCCATACAAGTGATGATGGTTACTGAGAGGGATGGAACCATCTACGTGGAgagcaaaaatttttccatcaTGAATGATATTCCCG aAAAATGTGATGCCATTGCGAACCAATGTTTTATGAGTGGTGTGTTGGATATCCAGAAGTGCTACCACTGCACGCTGTTGTtacaggagaaggaaaaggcgGAGGAGTGCTTCAAGTTTGTGTCAACGGAGGTTAAAAATAGATTTGAGGAAATACAAACAAAGGGAGAAGACGAAAAGAACCCCAACGAAGCAGAATTGGAGGAAACCATTGATAACATATTCACCAAAATTtatggaggagaagaaaatctTCATAAGGAGGTTAATCAACTAGCCATCTTGGATTACTCTTTGAAGTATGAACTTCTCAAGTACTGTTTGTTAATGAAAGAGGTGGATGCTAGTGGAACACTGGATAATCAGGAACTTCCTAACCCCGAGGATGTATTCGCCCACATAACGACCTTGCTCCAAAACAATAACGAACTTAATGTCTTTTCATTAAAGAACAAGATGAAAAATCCAGCCCTATGTTTGAAGGAAGTTGATCAATGGATTGGAAGCAAGACCGGCCTCACACTTCCCGCCCTCGAGCATAGCACTGTgcaaaataatgaagaaaccTTCGACGAAAGCGAAGATGACATTTCCGGTTCGACCACAACGGAAGGTGCAGATTTGTATCCCTTACACTTCTCAGACAAGTTGTTCTGTAATTATGATTACTGTGATAGAACCAAGGATACTAGTAGTTGCTTATCTAAAATGGAGGTGCACGATCAAGGAAATTGTGCTACTTCATGGCTATTCGCTTCGAAATTACATTTAGAAACTATAAAATGTATGAAGGGATACAAACACATTCCAAGTTCTGCTTTGTATGTAGCTAATTGTTCCAATAAAGAAACACACAACAAGGACAAATGCCATACACCATCCAACCCACTAGAATTCTTGCACACCTTAGAAGAGACCAAATTTTTACCAGCCGAGTCGGACCTTCCATATTGTTATAAAAAAGTGGGAAATGATATCTGTCCGGAACCAAAGAGTCACTGGCAAAACTTATGGACAAATATTAAACTTGTAGACGCGCAATATCAACCTAATTCGATCAGCACGAAGGGGTACACCGAATACCAGAGTAAATATTTCAAGGGCAATATGGATGCATTTATCAAGTTAGTAAAATCAGAAATAATGAATAAAGGATCTGTTATCGCTTATGTAAAAGCGACAGGTGCACTAAGTTTTGATCTGAACGGAAAGAAGGTGCAGAATTTGTGTGGAGAGGAAGGAACTCCAGATCTTGCAGTCAATATAATTGGTTATGGAAATTacataaatgaagaaggaataaagaaatctTATTGGTTATTGCAGAACAGCTGGGGATACTACTGGGGTAATGAAGGAACATTCAAAGTGGACATGCATGGACCAGATGATTGCGAACACAACTTTATCCACACCGCCGCTGTTTTCAATTTGGATATCCCTGTGGTAATTCCCGCACCGAATGGCGACCCAGAAATAAATAGCTACTACTTGAAGAACTCTCCTGATTTTTATAAGAATCTGTATTATAATGCATTGGATGGGGAATGTGGTAGCACGCCTTGTCATAGCGTTGAGGGTCAGGACACAACTGTGGAGCAAACCACTGGGCAGGAAGCTAGTCGGGAGGACACTGAGGAGAAAGCTACTGAGCAGGTAGGAGCGTCAGGAGCAGGAGTAGCAACAGTAGCAACAACGGGAACGGGAGCAGCACCAGGAACAGGAGCAAAAGCAGGAGCAGAGGCAGGAGCAGGAGCAGAAACAGAAGCAACAAAGGCAACAGAACTACAAGAACCAAAACTGCAGCAGGAACAGGAACAACAAACACAAtcaccacaacaaccaccACAGCAAGGTTTaacaaatgaaaatgcaCAACAAGCAGACGGAGAGGTAGTACAGGGAGCACCCGGACAAGCTGTAGCAACGCATCCGGTACCATctggagaaggaaatggaacTGGCGGAGAGACTGTCCCTGGAAATACGAATTCAGTCCAGAGTACACCACAAAATAGCGGTTCGAGTGCAGAAATTGGACAGACCAATGCTAGCACTAATGGAGCTGAGCCCCCTGTTTCAGACCCTGTGGAAACCCCTTCCCCCGTGGAGTTATCAAAATTAACCGGAACAACGGGCATAAACGTTGATGGCGTCACGAGAGtactccattttttgaaaaatgtgaaaaatggaaaagtgacTAGCAGTTTTGTGACGTACGATAATGAAAGTGCCATCGGCGATAAGTCATGTTCCAGAGTCCAGTCTTCAGATCTAGATAAGCTGGATGACTGTGTTAAATTTTGTGAGGAAAACTGGGATGCTTGCAAGGGAAGTGTATCACCTGGTTACTGTCTAACGAAGAAGAGAGGAAACAACGAATGCTTCTTCTGCTTTGTGTAG